A region of Dioscorea cayenensis subsp. rotundata cultivar TDr96_F1 chromosome 5, TDr96_F1_v2_PseudoChromosome.rev07_lg8_w22 25.fasta, whole genome shotgun sequence DNA encodes the following proteins:
- the LOC120260528 gene encoding GDSL esterase/lipase At4g01130-like codes for MRYLLIALLILATSAAFTEARCDFPAIFNFGASSSDTGGSTAAFPPQISPYGMTYFGKPVGRASDGRLPIDFIAQGLGLPFLSPYLKSIGSNFAHGANFASSGSTILMPNTSSGISPFYLTIQLNQMKEFKNRVLELSPQGNYLPPKDIFNKALYIFDIGQNDFTRMLATVGIQGVRQYLPQMAFQISAGIKEIYNELGGRTFMVFNMAPIGCYPAFLTDLPHNNSDLDLYGCMISYNNEAQNYNKMLKEKLSETRNLLPDATIVYVDTHSIKLDLFQHPKDHGLVYGTKACCGYGGEYNFNVHVICGNTKVIDGKKITASPCKDPENYVSWDGVHTTDAANKLIALGVLNGSFSEPVFPFIKFCDLKPVG; via the exons ATGAGGTACCTCCTCATTGCATTACTCATCTTGGCGACTTCGGCAGCCTTCACCGAGGCCCGGTGTGACTTCCCAGCCATTTTCAACTTCGGTGCCTCTAGCTCAGACACCGGAGGCTCCACTGCCGCCTTCCCGCCGCAAATATCGCCTTATGGTATGACTTACTTCGGCAAGCCTGTTGGCCGGGCTTCTGATGGCAGGCTTCCCATTGATTtcatag CTCAAGGTCTTGGGTTGCCGTTCTTGAGCCCTTATCTGAAGTCTATTGGCTCAAACTTTGCTCATGGTGCCAACTTCGCTTCTTCTGGTTCTACTATTCTAATGCCAAACACTTCCTCTGGGATCAGTCCTTTTTATTTAACCATTCAACTTAATCAGATGAAGGAGTTCAAGAACAGAGTCCTTGAACTCAGTCCTCAAG GTAATTACCTTCCACCTAAAGACATCTTTAATAAAGCCCTCTACATTTTCGATATTGGCCAGAATGACTTCACTCGAATGTTGGCAACCGTTGGCATTCAAGGCGTCAGACAATACCTCCCTCAAATGGCATTTCAAATCTCAGCTGGAATAAAG gagATATACAATGAGCTTGGAGGGCGAACATTCATGGTGTTCAATATGGCTCCAATAGGATGCTACCCTGCATTCCTCACTGATTTGCCTCACAACAACTCAGACTTGGACTTGTATGGCTGCATGATTTCCTACAATAATGAAGCACAGAACTACAACAAAATGCTTAAAGAAAAACTCTCTGAAACAAGAAATCTACTCCCTGATGCTACTATTGTTTATGTTGACACTCATTCCATCAAGCTTGATCTCTTTCAACACCCTAAAGACCATG GTCTTGTTTATGGGACTAAAGCTTGTTGTGGATATGGTGGAGAGTATAACTTCAATGTACATGTGATTTGTGGGAATACCAAGGTGATTGATGGCAAAAAAATTACTGCTAGTCCTTGTAAAGATCCAGAGAATTATGTGAGTTGGGATGGTGTTCATACTACTGATGCTGCCAACAAGCTTATTGCATTGGGTGTGTTAAATGGATCCTTTTCTGAACCTGTCTTTCCTTTTATCAAGTTCTGTGACTTGAAGCCAGTTGGTTAG